A window of Pseudoliparis swirei isolate HS2019 ecotype Mariana Trench chromosome 13, NWPU_hadal_v1, whole genome shotgun sequence genomic DNA:
GCTGCATCTCAGTGACGGCTGGAGGTAACGCTCAAAGTCCAAGCCAGGAAGTTCCTGAAAGAACAAcattacaacaaacaaaaacagtttgGATCATATATTTTAAGAACTGGCATCCTAGAGTccattttgaataaataaagggAGAAATAAAGTGAAGCTTGAAGATGTGTTTACCTCAACAACCAAGTTGTCCGGTGTGAGATACACAGACTCTCGGGCCTCCACAAGACCTCGCACAGCAGGAGGGGGCGAGAGGGCGGGCCGGCTGGGAGACCCACAGGGCGACAACGTGAAACTCGGGGCCGGGGACACTGtcggagagagggggaggtcgACGTCGACGGCTTCATCTGGTTCGcctcgctgctcctcctcctcctcatcctcctcctccacattaaTGGAGGGAAGTGAACACACGGTTGCGGGCGTGCACGATGCAGACGCTGCCTTGACGGGCGAGAAACAGAGGGAGACGTTCACAGTGTCCTTTCTGCTCTGGGGAGTGCCATGGTGAGACTTTGGCGCTGGCGCTGGGGTTTGGTCGAGGGTGAGACGGAACCGGGCCGGCGTGTAGACGGGCCGAGCGGGAGAGGCGACGGCGTAGAGGGGGCTCTGAGCCACGGCGAGGGATCGCAGagtgactcttctaggtgagaGGTAGTTGGGGCAGGGAGAGGCCTGAGGCTGCACAGCACCACTCAGGCGGCTGGATCTCCTCAAACCTACAGATGCGACaatatgatgacatcattattattattattacataagcAAACAGCTGATGACACGAACAGCAAGGGCTCCGGCAATTAGTCGTTCGTCTCTCACCCGATGGTGGTCTGCCCGGGCTCTCCACCTGGAAGAAGCCTCCGTCAAAAACCACCGCCGGTTGGGGCTCGGCCCGGGACTGCGGTTCCTCAGAGGTCAGGCTGGGGTCGTCTTCGTCACCGCCGCCGTCTTTCGCCGCTTTCTCTGCCTCCGCCGCCTGCTGCTTGGCTTTCATGGCCGCTTTCACAGCAGCCAGGCGAGACTTGGCCGCCCCTTTGGTTCCCGTTGGCTTGGCGGGTGCAGCTGATGGCTTCTGTCAAAAGCACAGGTCAGGCATATATTCATTAAATGCAAAcaagccttttttaaaataaaaaacaactaagAAATATTCTTTACCTTCACCGCTTTCCTCTGTCGTGGCGGCGGCTGCGGCTTGTCCTCCTCCGCCCAGCCTCGGCTCTCTGCTTCTTTAAGTGCGGCAAACTTTTTGTAGACGTCCTCGACCTGAAAAAtggcacaaaaacaaaacagatgtAATAATAAACGTTGTCCTTATGCGTCTGGAACCATGTGGTGCCCCTCTCCCGTGGACACTCACCTGGTAGTACACCATGTCCCAGAAGCCCTGCAGGTCAGTGCAGGTGGTGATCTTCTCCCCGCGGCCCAGCTCACAGTCGTCCACCAGACCGCTGAACTGTTTGAAGCGCTCCTTCATCAACAGCCTCGCTTGGCCCACTACCGTACGCATGCTGTTCCTCACtgaacagaaaaaaaggaaactgaATTACAACCATTCAGTTGGGGAACAATGTCATTTGTTCCAATTAGGGACACCACAAAACAGTCACTCACTCTCTTCTGGGATGGACTCATCCTCCACGTTCGGCTCCCAGTGGACACACAGAGTCATCAGTCCTTCCGTCTCATTGACAATTACCGAtctaaaataacattaaaaaaagaaattgttaAAATGTTGAATAAACTGAAAAGTTATTGGAAAATCTGAACGGTAGATGaggaagataaaaaataaataaaacgagaTGCCACCTGAAGTATGGTACATCGTGTTTTGAGTGCAGAGGGCTGCCTGGAGTCGGGGGGGCCTGAGGCTCAATATTGAAAGCGGGAACCTCTGGAAGACTCATGCTAGGTGGGAAGAGCAACAGCATGGCATTGAGATTAGAAATGATCATGGGCAAACAAAGATCTCTGGTACTTTATCGTTTAATATTTACTGCCGGAATTGGACTTTAAAATATAATCAATAGAAACTACAAACGGAGGGAAAGGGGAAAACAGACGGACCTCGGTGTGAGGAAGGAGTCTGCCGAGCGAGGAGTGAGAGGGTTGAACTTGAAGGATGATAAACCAGTGGGCGCCTGGAATATAAAATCTTTTGGAGCAAAAGAAGATAAAGATGGCGCCGCTACGGCATCCACAACAGGGACAGAGTCGGTCGGGGCTTGGTCCGCCACCATGTTTTCCTCCTCGGGGCAGGGGGCCGGGCTCGGGGGACACGGCTTTTCCTCCGTCGTCTGCATCTCGGCCTCCTACACGACACAAAAACAGCCAAATAATTATCCTATTAAGTAAAGATTTACTGATAAATATGCATCGCAGCTTTACCACCGTGTGTAAAACTCAAAGAAATGCTCACCATGGCAACAACAGGCTCCACACGCCAGTTGAAAGTTGCtgcatatatattaaaaaaagaaagagagacagacaaaacGGTGTAAGATTAAAGCAATAAGTCGAAAATGGAAAAGTTAAACTGATCCACAGTGTCTTAAAGTGGACGGCTCTTTATTGACATGTCATGGTACCTTGACTGTTCTTTTCTCGGTTGGAAAAGGGGGCCACGCGGTTGACGACCGCTCTGCTTCTGGTGGTTCTTACATCTGAGGGCGAGAAGAGGAATTTAGGAATATTAATAGAAGTTGTGTCAAACCAAAGTGAAAACCACGGCGCGGTGCGACGTACCCGTTGGCTTGTCTTTCGTCACAGCTGCTGCTGGAACAGGAGGCCGGTTGGCCGCTCTGGTCCTCGACGCTCGTACGATAGGCTCCACTTAAGTAGgcaacatgacacagagacacagattgAGATGCAAATACGGGAACACGATAGAGGGAAACCAACACAGTAGCCGGCCTGAAGGTCCAGTTATCCGTGAGGATTTTGATTCTCATTACTTACCTGCAGAAACTTGAATCTTGGAAACAGCTGGCGCGGGAGCAAGCTTGACAGGAGCGACCCGGCTCCGGGTTGATCGGTCCAGAGCTAGGGGAGAAGCAAGAAGTCAGATCTTAAACACACCAGGTCCCGGAAGACGGTATGATTCatttgggaagaaaaaaaagggacattGGATGTATTTACCTTTTTTTGGCACAGCAGTTGAATCCTGCATCTTCAGAGGCTGTAGAAATgttgttaaaagaaaaagagcaaTTAGATTTTACTTTTATGGAAGTTATGAGAGCATAACGTGAACGGTATCTCAACATTACCCTCTCAATCGGCTGCTTCATGGAGCGAGTGACTCTGGCACTCTGGGATGAAGTCGTGGTCGCTTTCGTCTGAAAGACAAGCGAAAATTACATGTTGATCATTCAAACACATTCAGGCTTATAAATGCCAAAGAGTCATACCTCTGATATGCTTATTGTATCTAAAAGGAGTAGTGGGGCATATATTTACAGTAAATAGTGTAAGATTGTCTATTTATGagtcccccccctcacctcctttGCTCTGGTGGAGAATCCTGGGACTTCGGGCAGAGCGGGAATGATGAGGGTGTCTTTTGGGTGGTACATGCCCGTCTTGAAAACCACTTTCACCTCCCTctgtttcttttccttctcaaGAGCCTTACGCTCTTTCCAGCGCCCAAGCTGTTTCATCCTTTCTTCAGCCACGTCTGTGAAGGAAAACAAGGAAGATTATTTCTGTGGGGACTCattgtgaacatgttttattaGGTTTGAGTTTTGATGTAAATTGCAGGCATACGTTTAGTAGATTTGGCTTTGTTCAATGTCTTCTCCTGAATGGTTGACATGTCGACCTGAGCAATGGAGGCATCAAGGGAAGACATTTCCAGCTCCGGGAGCTCGGCCAGCTGCCTGCGCATGTTCACGACCCGTTCTCGGTTTTCCTTCTGGGACTGAGACCTCCTGCGGGACATTTTGACTCTCAGCATCGACACACTGGTGTCCCGCTGTCGCAGGTGAGCAAATTGAGAATCCATGTTAAAGGTATCTGGagtaaagagaggagaggggcagAAGATGGTGCGTTATAGGCATAGTTATTAGAGGTATCATAATGTATGTGCTAGtagttatatatagtatatagttgAAAAAATATGAACTGAAAATGTATCACAATGACAGGAATCAGACTATTGACATCTGTTTTGAACTGTGGTAAGCAACTAAACTGGATAGGACTTAGATAAGAACAATACAAAAGTAAGGGCAGTATACATTCAAATTATTATGCTTTATCTAAATTGAATTACAAGTTAACATAAGTCATAAAGATGGTGGCTCATGCCCCATCAGGATTCAGCTGAAACAAGTGGCCAATAATAACGATAACATTATTATTGTACATTTTGTGTAACGCTATGAGGAAAACACACTGCACAGGACAAGTGACACAATAACACGACGATAGCTAGCTCGTGTTAGCTTAAAGCAGTAGTTACATAAAATATCTAACATTAGACGTTAATGTTTATCAAAGCCCGTGTGATTAACAGTCGGTCGTCGTTAACGACAAAGTCCGAGCTAGTTCGTGTGTAACGTAACGTGGAGACGTTAGCCACCAACACCGGCTGAATTGCTCAACTGACGCGCCCCGAGAGGAAGATTCATGACGACGAAGAGCGTCGAACCGTAAGCTCACGTTACTGGTTCAGTAGTTCAACGGTCATATTAGATCATATATAAAGGTCGCATATCTTACCTTGTTCTCTCCCCCAGaaattgtttttataaaaaaactTCCTCTACCAGTTGTCCAGAAAAAGCAACCTGGCTACCTGAGTGAAGCTCGTCCAGCCTGAATTTCAAAACAATCATGGCGGGTGACTTTTTGAAATCCGTCTAagttgacgctgattggctgcaaaTCGACTGGGGTCGGCGAACGCTGATTGGTCTATTTGTAtccttcttcttcgtcgtctACTTCAGGTACTGTGGTAATCATTTGATGAGTTGATGCCATCTACTGGTCTGGAGTGTGAAAGGAAAATGTAAACGTTTCATTTAATTACGGTTGGCTCGTTCTGCCTTCTCAAAAATACTGTGCTCccacaaaataattaattaaattgttAATATCTAATATCTATGATCCATGTTCCAATGGTAGATCCTGTTGACCTATTTTAGATGGAGAAATTATTGCTATAAAAGCACAAAAAAGGAGGCACAATTCCTTCAAAAGAATCCCACAACAGGCAGCCTTATATAAATTGTGACGTAAATGGATGCTGTCCCACTGTTTAATAGATTATTTCTATGTCTCAAGGCTTTACCTTTTGAGCatagtcaacaacaaaaaactatcTTACACCAAGTAAAATAACtccttaatttatttaaaagataGCACAATTGTTTGCAAACCACAATACTTTCGACATGATGACATCTTATTATAAAACTAAGACTGATCATCAAAGAAACCTGGAGTAAAATGTTCTGTGCATGTCAGTTTATAAATTAATTGTACATGTccgttaaagaaaagaaaaaaaagtttggaaAGATATCCAAATTAAGTCAACAAAATCTACAatgtacaaagaaaaagaaaagaaaatacatctACAGTGAACATCTGGATTTACACTAAATTACAAGAGAAAATTACAATTTGTATTcgttaaattaaaaacaaacttgGTTAGAAAGCtttgagtttttatttta
This region includes:
- the dlgap5 gene encoding disks large-associated protein 5 isoform X1, with the translated sequence MDSQFAHLRQRDTSVSMLRVKMSRRRSQSQKENRERVVNMRRQLAELPELEMSSLDASIAQVDMSTIQEKTLNKAKSTKHVAEERMKQLGRWKERKALEKEKKQREVKVVFKTGMYHPKDTLIIPALPEVPGFSTRAKETKATTTSSQSARVTRSMKQPIERPLKMQDSTAVPKKALDRSTRSRVAPVKLAPAPAVSKIQVSAVEPIVRASRTRAANRPPVPAAAVTKDKPTDVRTTRSRAVVNRVAPFSNREKNSQATFNWRVEPVVAMEAEMQTTEEKPCPPSPAPCPEEENMVADQAPTDSVPVVDAVAAPSLSSFAPKDFIFQAPTGLSSFKFNPLTPRSADSFLTPSMSLPEVPAFNIEPQAPPTPGSPLHSKHDVPYFRSVIVNETEGLMTLCVHWEPNVEDESIPEEMRNSMRTVVGQARLLMKERFKQFSGLVDDCELGRGEKITTCTDLQGFWDMVYYQVEDVYKKFAALKEAESRGWAEEDKPQPPPRQRKAVKKPSAAPAKPTGTKGAAKSRLAAVKAAMKAKQQAAEAEKAAKDGGGDEDDPSLTSEEPQSRAEPQPAVVFDGGFFQVESPGRPPSGLRRSSRLSGAVQPQASPCPNYLSPRRVTLRSLAVAQSPLYAVASPARPVYTPARFRLTLDQTPAPAPKSHHGTPQSRKDTVNVSLCFSPVKAASASCTPATVCSLPSINVEEEDEEEEEQRGEPDEAVDVDLPLSPTVSPAPSFTLSPCGSPSRPALSPPPAVRGLVEARESVYLTPDNLVVEELPGLDFERYLQPSLRCSLSPREALSSMVDVEMESPRSQTEDLQEPAHPAVPSALNLQSPQSQTAESGMLLFTPDLKDRIRQSVCPSDLMVFTPPL
- the dlgap5 gene encoding disks large-associated protein 5 isoform X2 translates to MDSQFAHLRQRDTSVSMLRVKMSRRRSQSQKENRERVVNMRRQLAELPELEMSSLDASIAQVDMSTIQEKTLNKAKSTKHVAEERMKQLGRWKERKALEKEKKQREVKVVFKTGMYHPKDTLIIPALPEVPGFSTRAKETKATTTSSQSARVTRSMKQPIERPLKMQDSTAVPKKALDRSTRSRVAPVKLAPAPAVSKIQVSAVEPIVRASRTRAANRPPVPAAAVTKDKPTDVRTTRSRAVVNRVAPFSNREKNSQATFNWRVEPVVAMEAEMQTTEEKPCPPSPAPCPEEENMVADQAPTDSVPVVDAVAAPSLSSFAPKDFIFQAPTGLSSFKFNPLTPRSADSFLTPSMSLPEVPAFNIEPQAPPTPGSPLHSKHDVPYFRSVIVNETEGLMTLCVHWEPNVEDESIPEEMRNSMRTVVGQARLLMKERFKQFSGLVDDCELGRGEKITTCTDLQGFWDMVYYQVEDVYKKFAALKEAESRGWAEEDKPQPPPRQRKAVKPSAAPAKPTGTKGAAKSRLAAVKAAMKAKQQAAEAEKAAKDGGGDEDDPSLTSEEPQSRAEPQPAVVFDGGFFQVESPGRPPSGLRRSSRLSGAVQPQASPCPNYLSPRRVTLRSLAVAQSPLYAVASPARPVYTPARFRLTLDQTPAPAPKSHHGTPQSRKDTVNVSLCFSPVKAASASCTPATVCSLPSINVEEEDEEEEEQRGEPDEAVDVDLPLSPTVSPAPSFTLSPCGSPSRPALSPPPAVRGLVEARESVYLTPDNLVVEELPGLDFERYLQPSLRCSLSPREALSSMVDVEMESPRSQTEDLQEPAHPAVPSALNLQSPQSQTAESGMLLFTPDLKDRIRQSVCPSDLMVFTPPL